In Zingiber officinale cultivar Zhangliang chromosome 11B, Zo_v1.1, whole genome shotgun sequence, a single window of DNA contains:
- the LOC122034757 gene encoding NDR1/HIN1-like protein 1 produces MGVGCDHHHHHDFCDYLLIKCYSILCCGCRSDDCCDCCEERHRRLIIAARIVGGILFLVGLTILIVWLVLRPTKPTFYLRDATVFQFNLSLSDNLLATVAQATVASHNSNGRIGVYYDRLDVFATYQDQQITVATAIPPFYQGHEDNNVWSPYLVGTSVPVAPYLCSALQQDETAGLLLLYVKMDGRIRWKVGSWTSRHYRLEVSCPAFFSFTDSSAGVPVLRFLHGTSCSASV; encoded by the exons ATGGGCGTCGGCtgcgaccaccaccaccaccacgacTTCTGCGACTACCTCCTCATCAAATGCTACTCCATCCTCTGCTGCGGCTGCCGCAGCGACGACTGCTGCGACTGCTGCGAGGAGCGCCACCGCAGGCTGATCATCGCGGCGCGGATCGTCGGCGGCATTCTCTTCCTGGTCGGCCTGACCATCCTCATCGTCTGGCTGGTGCTGCGCCCCACCAAACCCACCTTCTACCTCCGCGACGCCACCGTCTTCCAGTTCAACCTCTCCCTCTCCGACAACCTCCTCGCCACCGTCGCGCAGGCCACCGTCGCATCCCATAACTCTAACGGCCGGATCGGCGTCTACTACGACCGCCTCGACGTCTTCGCCACCTACCAG GACCAGCAAATTACGGTGGCCACCGCCATCCCGCCCTTCTACCAAGGCCACGAAGACAACAATGTCTGGTCGCCGTACCTCGTCGGCACCTCCGTACCGGTGGCGCCGTACCTCTGCAGCGCCCTTCAGCAGGACGAGACTGCCGGCCTCCTCTTGCTCTACGTCAAGATGGACGGCCGCATTCGATGGAAGGTCGGGTCCTGGACCTCCCGCCACTACCGCCTCGAGGTCTCCTGCCCCGCCTTCTTCTCCTTCACGGACTCCTCCGCCGGCGTCCCCGTTCTCCGGTTCCTCCACGGCACTTCTTGCAGCGCTAGTGTTTGA
- the LOC122033533 gene encoding uncharacterized protein LOC122033533: MGMPLREGLKRLCLESGWSYAVIWKPVVFERRVHLIWQDGYCNKKPNISSFKISNFLRKEEDVGIKSDGLELGCEKHDGTHALVHKILASQVHLVGDGCVHMRHS; the protein is encoded by the exons ATGGGGATGCCGTTGAGAGAGGGGCTGAAGAGACTGTGCCTTGAGTCAGGGTGGTCCTACGCTGTTATATGGAAGCCGGTTGTCTTCGAGCGTCGAGT ACATTTGATCTGGCAAGATGGGTACTGCAACAAGAAGCCCAATATCTCAAGCTTCAAGATCTCTAATTTCCTTCGTAAGGAAGAAGATGTGGGTATCAAGAGTGACGGCTTAGAGCTAGGCTGTGAGAAGCATGATGGAACACACGCTCTGGTTCACAAGATTTTGGCATCTCAGGTCCATCTCGTCGGAGATGGGTGTGTGCATATGCGCCATTCTTGA